A genomic region of Microlunatus sagamiharensis contains the following coding sequences:
- a CDS encoding helix-turn-helix transcriptional regulator yields the protein MTSQAQVRRLLSLVPYLREHDGAAVADVAAAFGVSPKTLRADLNVLWMCGMPGLSPGDLIDIDMDAVDGEGVIHLSNADYLTRPLRLTADEALALVLALRTLREIAGPDQRAATDRALAKLEGAAQATPTGSASVAVTSATEDVRATLADALQRGRRLDLTYDTATRDETTQRSVDPLRLFVLDGFGYLEAWCYRAEGLRTFRLDRIADAAVTDVAVEKHDVELADLSAGWFAGLADAPVVTLELAREAAWVAEYYPTETTAPGPDGGVVATFRVTDPAWLRHLLLRLGGSARVLSPSGAGDAAAEAAQEALAAYESVGL from the coding sequence GTGACGAGCCAGGCGCAGGTGCGCCGGCTGCTCAGCCTCGTGCCGTACCTCCGCGAGCACGACGGCGCGGCCGTCGCCGACGTGGCCGCGGCGTTCGGGGTCAGCCCGAAGACGCTGCGCGCCGACCTGAACGTGCTGTGGATGTGCGGCATGCCGGGGCTGTCGCCGGGCGACCTCATCGACATCGACATGGACGCGGTCGACGGCGAGGGCGTCATCCACCTCAGCAACGCCGACTACCTCACCCGGCCGCTGCGCCTCACCGCCGACGAGGCGCTGGCCCTCGTGCTGGCCCTGCGGACGCTCCGCGAGATCGCCGGACCGGACCAGCGCGCCGCGACCGACCGCGCGCTGGCCAAGCTCGAGGGGGCGGCGCAGGCCACGCCGACGGGGTCGGCGTCGGTCGCCGTGACCTCCGCGACCGAGGACGTGCGGGCGACGCTGGCCGACGCGCTGCAGCGCGGCCGGCGCCTCGACCTCACCTACGACACGGCGACGCGCGACGAGACGACGCAGCGCTCCGTCGACCCGCTGCGGCTCTTCGTCCTCGACGGCTTCGGCTACCTCGAGGCGTGGTGCTACCGCGCGGAGGGCCTGCGGACGTTCCGGCTCGACCGCATCGCCGACGCGGCGGTGACCGACGTGGCGGTGGAGAAGCACGACGTCGAGCTCGCCGACCTGAGCGCCGGCTGGTTCGCCGGGCTGGCCGACGCACCCGTCGTGACCCTCGAGCTGGCCCGTGAGGCGGCCTGGGTCGCCGAGTACTACCCGACCGAGACCACCGCGCCCGGACCCGATGGCGGCGTCGTCGCCACGTTCCGCGTCACCGACCCCGCCTGGCTGCGCCACCTGCTGCTGCGCCTCGGCGGCTCCGCCCGTGTCCTGTCCCCGTCCGGCGCGGGCGACGCCGCCGCCGAGGCGGCGCAGGAGGCCCTGGCGGCGTACGAGTCCGTCGGCCTCTGA
- the tatA gene encoding twin-arginine translocase TatA/TatE family subunit, which translates to MTPLALGGLGVPELLIILAVVLLLFGGSRLAGLGKSSGRALREFKEETKSLPKNDKTTAADDLAADHDAVTPEPLAPTDPGYTQPPRSTQAGSTDPRRDA; encoded by the coding sequence ATGACCCCGCTCGCTCTCGGCGGTCTCGGTGTCCCCGAGCTGCTGATCATCCTGGCCGTCGTGCTGCTCCTCTTCGGCGGCTCCCGGCTCGCCGGCCTCGGCAAGAGCAGCGGGCGTGCGCTCCGCGAGTTCAAGGAGGAGACCAAGAGCCTCCCCAAGAACGACAAGACCACGGCCGCCGACGACCTGGCGGCCGACCACGACGCCGTGACGCCCGAGCCCCTCGCGCCGACGGACCCGGGCTACACCCAGCCGCCGCGCAGCACGCAGGCCGGCTCGACCGACCCGCGCCGCGACGCCTGA
- the tatC gene encoding twin-arginine translocase subunit TatC: MSLTLRGRPVRLSLAWLRPPKGSPDGSMSLFEHIAELRYRLIVIALTVIVGTVVCWFFRDWLTDIIFRPYQLAADALRAKNPDAEIQLVNNGVASPFTLALKVSALAGLLLTAPIWLYQVWAFIVPGLLAKEKKWTLIFLGSATPLFLAGVAVGYYVMPKGLVVLLGFTENGITNLQDVNQFLSFLMRFMLVFGVAFLIPEVVLILNIVGVLKAKYLSKYRSIIIFGTFVFGAVATPSTDPFSMLALALPMTVLFIVAEVIAHVLDRRKARRGTLDPVARDRALRDMADGESV, translated from the coding sequence GTGTCCCTCACCCTCCGGGGCCGCCCGGTCCGGCTGAGCCTGGCGTGGCTCCGGCCGCCCAAGGGCAGCCCCGACGGCTCGATGAGCCTCTTCGAGCACATCGCCGAGCTGCGCTACCGGCTCATCGTCATCGCCCTGACGGTCATCGTCGGCACGGTGGTGTGCTGGTTCTTCCGTGACTGGCTGACCGACATCATCTTCCGGCCGTACCAGCTCGCGGCCGACGCGCTGCGGGCCAAGAACCCGGACGCGGAGATCCAGCTGGTCAACAACGGCGTGGCGTCGCCGTTCACGCTGGCGCTGAAGGTCTCGGCCCTGGCCGGGCTGCTCCTGACCGCGCCGATCTGGCTCTACCAGGTCTGGGCGTTCATCGTGCCGGGCCTGCTGGCCAAGGAGAAGAAGTGGACCCTGATCTTCCTGGGGTCCGCGACGCCGCTCTTCCTCGCCGGGGTGGCCGTCGGCTACTACGTGATGCCCAAGGGCCTCGTCGTCCTGCTCGGGTTCACCGAGAACGGCATCACCAACCTGCAGGACGTCAACCAGTTCCTGTCGTTCCTGATGCGGTTCATGCTCGTGTTCGGGGTGGCCTTCCTCATCCCCGAGGTGGTGCTGATCCTCAACATCGTCGGCGTGCTCAAGGCGAAGTACCTCTCCAAGTACCGCTCGATCATCATCTTCGGCACGTTCGTCTTCGGGGCCGTGGCGACGCCGTCGACCGACCCCTTCTCGATGCTGGCGCTCGCCCTGCCGATGACCGTGCTGTTCATCGTGGCCGAGGTGATCGCGCACGTCCTCGACCGGCGCAAGGCCCGCCGCGGCACGCTCGACCCGGTGGCCCGGGACCGTGCGCTGCGCGACATGGCCGACGGGGAGAGTGTCTGA
- a CDS encoding diacylglycerol/lipid kinase family protein, with product MSDPDGLTPARDGSAPASIALVVNPTAAKGGALTSLPRVTGRLRDAGHEVEVLLSRSPDEAAALVDRAATSGAGVLAVMGGDGMAHLGLDAVARRTAADLGAGLALGLVPAGTGNDFARGLGLDPHDLEANVGVLAAARTRAVDLLRVGERWVGSVVATGFDALVNARANRMAWPRGSARYTLAVLAELRTFTPLRYSLVVDGTARELDAMFVSVGNTTSFGGGLRICPQADPYDGLLDVTIIHPVSRARLLRLLPQMRSGRFAADPCVEQLRARSVRVAQGAGTAYGDGEELGATPVSVELVPAAVRVCLP from the coding sequence GTGTCTGATCCGGACGGGCTGACCCCCGCCCGCGACGGCTCCGCACCGGCGTCCATCGCGCTGGTGGTCAACCCGACGGCCGCCAAGGGCGGGGCGCTCACCAGCCTGCCCCGGGTGACCGGCCGGCTGCGCGACGCGGGGCACGAGGTCGAGGTGCTGCTCAGCCGCAGCCCGGACGAGGCGGCCGCCCTGGTGGACCGGGCGGCGACGAGCGGCGCCGGCGTCCTCGCCGTCATGGGCGGCGACGGGATGGCGCACCTCGGGCTCGACGCCGTGGCCCGCCGCACGGCGGCCGACCTGGGTGCCGGTCTCGCCCTCGGGCTGGTGCCCGCGGGCACCGGCAACGACTTCGCCCGCGGGCTCGGGCTCGACCCGCACGACCTCGAGGCGAACGTCGGCGTCCTCGCCGCGGCGCGTACGCGCGCCGTGGACCTGCTGCGCGTGGGGGAGCGCTGGGTGGGGTCCGTCGTCGCCACGGGGTTCGACGCGCTGGTCAACGCCCGCGCGAACCGCATGGCCTGGCCCCGCGGCTCGGCCCGCTACACCCTCGCCGTGCTCGCCGAGCTGCGGACGTTCACCCCGCTGCGCTACTCCCTCGTCGTCGACGGGACCGCGCGCGAGCTGGACGCGATGTTCGTCTCGGTGGGCAACACGACGAGCTTCGGTGGCGGCCTGCGGATCTGCCCGCAGGCCGACCCGTACGACGGGCTGCTCGACGTGACGATCATCCACCCGGTGAGCCGGGCGCGGCTGCTGCGGCTGCTGCCGCAGATGAGGAGCGGACGCTTCGCCGCCGACCCGTGCGTGGAGCAGCTGCGGGCGAGGTCGGTGCGGGTCGCGCAGGGAGCGGGGACCGCGTACGGCGACGGCGAGGAGCTGGGCGCCACCCCGGTCTCGGTCGAGCTGGTCCCGGCGGCCGTCCGGGTCTGCCTGCCCTGA
- a CDS encoding DEAD/DEAH box helicase, with protein sequence MSAEQVSPAEAYARFRERRSSPQLAAFADGYGFGFDDYQLEACAHVESGSGVLVAAPTGAGKTIVGEFAVYLALQQGRKAFYTTPIKALSNQKYADLARRHGAANVGLLTGDSSINSEAPVVVMTTEVLRNMIYAGSRTLDNLGYVVMDEVHYLADRFRGAVWEEVIIGLAESVQVVALSATVSNAEEFGEWLAAVRGEMEVVVSETRPVPLYQHVLVGRNLYDLFADVAPTARPDAPPGRGEVNPALLRVARDESRHVRDDSRRPRGRNGRGKRTVSYGSGAYGGASAQHGGDERRPRSLSAPSRREMVEQLDRAALLPAIVFIFSRNGCDAAVRQLLASGVTLTRPEEQSEIAGVLSHHLGGLDEADLRALDYPRFAEALTRGVAAHHAGMLPAFKGCVEECFVRGLTKVVFATETLALGINMPARSVVLEKLVKYNGETHADITPGEYTQLTGRAGRRGIDVEGHAVVLWQPGLDPRAVAGLASRRTYPLHSSFTPTYNMAVNLIGSVGRARARALLEQSFAQFQSDRSVVGVARTVARNTEAVAAEWAEAACELGDFEAYARRRAAIAELEADAARERKADRRAESLQSLLGLKTGDIVRVPAGRSQGWVVVLDPGTHEGGSDEAPRPLVMTEDRQVRRLALVDFPSPPVVAGRMRVPKHFSPKEPASRRNLAAAFRSRLAEVDLTSPGLRRPPADAEVAARIDELRDQQRRDPVHACPDRERHARGAERALRLERENERLEARASTRTHTIATSFDRICLVLESLGYLTGDTSHGPRGEVSDAGRMLARIYGELDLVAAECIRAGVFDGLSVPQLAGVLSSLVFEARRSDDQARRPRMPDAASSAAVDRVRKVWRDVSLTERDARLPRTGEPEIGFAEVAYGWAAGRSLAAVVEQTDLTAGDFVRWVRQVVDFAGQVADAAGPGRLRETAHALVRAMRRGVVTFEADELETDET encoded by the coding sequence GTGAGCGCGGAACAGGTCAGTCCCGCCGAGGCGTACGCGCGGTTCCGTGAGCGGCGCTCCTCGCCGCAGCTCGCGGCCTTCGCCGACGGGTACGGCTTCGGCTTCGACGACTACCAGCTCGAGGCCTGCGCGCACGTCGAGTCGGGCTCGGGCGTGCTGGTCGCCGCGCCGACCGGCGCCGGGAAGACGATCGTCGGCGAGTTCGCGGTCTACCTGGCGCTGCAGCAGGGGCGCAAGGCCTTCTACACCACCCCGATCAAGGCCCTGTCGAACCAGAAGTACGCCGACCTCGCCCGCCGCCACGGCGCCGCGAACGTCGGCCTGCTGACGGGCGACAGCTCGATCAACTCCGAGGCCCCCGTCGTCGTCATGACGACCGAGGTGCTGCGGAACATGATCTACGCGGGCTCGCGCACCCTCGACAACCTCGGCTACGTGGTCATGGACGAGGTCCACTACCTCGCCGACCGCTTCCGCGGCGCCGTGTGGGAGGAGGTGATCATCGGGTTGGCGGAGTCGGTCCAGGTGGTCGCGCTCTCGGCCACCGTGAGCAACGCCGAGGAGTTCGGCGAGTGGCTCGCCGCGGTGCGCGGCGAGATGGAGGTCGTCGTCTCCGAGACCCGGCCCGTCCCGCTCTACCAGCACGTCCTCGTCGGACGGAACCTCTACGACCTCTTCGCCGACGTCGCCCCCACAGCACGCCCCGACGCCCCGCCCGGGCGCGGCGAGGTCAACCCCGCGCTGCTGCGCGTCGCCCGCGATGAGTCGCGCCACGTGCGCGACGACTCCCGCCGGCCGCGCGGCCGGAACGGGCGCGGGAAGCGCACCGTCTCCTACGGCAGCGGCGCGTACGGCGGTGCCTCCGCCCAGCACGGGGGTGACGAGCGGCGTCCCCGCTCGCTCTCGGCGCCGAGCCGGCGCGAGATGGTCGAGCAGCTCGACCGGGCCGCGCTGCTGCCGGCGATCGTCTTCATCTTCTCGCGCAACGGCTGCGACGCCGCCGTGCGCCAGCTCCTCGCCAGCGGCGTGACGCTCACCCGTCCCGAGGAGCAGAGCGAGATCGCCGGGGTGCTGTCCCACCACCTCGGCGGCCTCGACGAGGCCGACCTGCGCGCGCTCGACTACCCGCGCTTCGCCGAGGCGCTGACCCGCGGCGTCGCCGCCCACCACGCCGGCATGCTGCCGGCGTTCAAGGGGTGCGTGGAGGAGTGCTTCGTCCGCGGCCTCACCAAGGTCGTCTTCGCCACCGAGACCCTGGCCCTGGGCATCAACATGCCGGCGCGCAGCGTCGTGCTGGAGAAGCTCGTCAAGTACAACGGCGAGACCCACGCCGACATCACGCCGGGGGAGTACACCCAGCTGACCGGCCGCGCCGGTCGACGCGGCATCGACGTCGAGGGCCACGCCGTGGTCCTGTGGCAGCCCGGGCTCGACCCGCGCGCCGTGGCTGGCCTCGCCTCGCGGCGCACGTACCCGCTGCACTCGTCCTTCACCCCGACCTACAACATGGCCGTGAACCTCATCGGCAGCGTCGGCCGCGCCCGGGCCCGCGCGCTGCTCGAGCAGTCGTTCGCCCAGTTCCAGTCCGACCGCAGCGTCGTCGGCGTCGCGCGCACCGTGGCCCGCAACACCGAGGCCGTCGCCGCGGAGTGGGCCGAGGCCGCCTGCGAGCTGGGGGACTTCGAGGCGTACGCACGCCGGCGCGCCGCGATCGCCGAGCTCGAGGCCGACGCCGCCCGTGAGCGCAAGGCCGACCGGAGGGCCGAGAGCCTCCAGAGCCTGCTGGGCCTCAAGACCGGCGACATCGTGCGCGTGCCCGCGGGCCGCAGCCAGGGCTGGGTCGTCGTGCTCGACCCCGGGACCCACGAGGGGGGCAGCGACGAGGCGCCGCGGCCGCTGGTGATGACCGAGGACCGCCAGGTCCGCCGGCTCGCCCTGGTCGACTTCCCGTCGCCACCGGTCGTCGCGGGGCGCATGCGGGTGCCCAAGCACTTCTCGCCCAAGGAGCCGGCGTCGCGGCGGAACCTCGCCGCCGCGTTCCGCTCCCGGCTCGCCGAGGTCGACCTGACTTCCCCCGGCCTGCGACGGCCCCCGGCCGACGCCGAGGTCGCCGCGCGCATCGACGAGCTGCGCGACCAGCAGCGCCGCGACCCCGTCCACGCCTGCCCCGACCGCGAGCGGCACGCCCGCGGCGCCGAGCGCGCGCTGCGCCTCGAGCGGGAGAACGAGCGGCTCGAGGCCCGGGCGAGCACGCGGACCCACACCATCGCCACCTCGTTCGACCGGATCTGCCTGGTCCTGGAGTCGCTCGGCTACCTGACCGGCGACACCTCGCACGGGCCGCGCGGAGAGGTCAGCGACGCCGGGCGGATGCTGGCGCGGATCTACGGCGAGCTCGACCTCGTCGCGGCCGAGTGCATCCGGGCGGGCGTCTTCGACGGCCTCTCCGTCCCGCAGCTGGCCGGGGTGCTGAGCTCGCTCGTCTTCGAGGCGCGGCGCAGCGACGACCAGGCGCGTCGGCCCCGGATGCCCGACGCCGCGTCCAGCGCGGCCGTCGACCGGGTCCGCAAGGTCTGGCGCGACGTGTCGCTCACCGAGCGCGACGCCCGCCTGCCCCGCACCGGTGAGCCGGAGATCGGCTTCGCCGAGGTCGCGTACGGCTGGGCGGCCGGACGCTCGCTGGCCGCCGTGGTCGAGCAGACCGACCTGACCGCCGGGGACTTCGTGCGCTGGGTGCGCCAGGTGGTCGACTTCGCCGGCCAGGTGGCCGACGCGGCCGGCCCGGGGCGGCTCCGCGAGACCGCCCACGCGCTGGTGCGCGCCATGCGGCGCGGCGTGGTGACCTTCGAGGCGGACGAGCTGGAGACCGACGAGACGTAG
- a CDS encoding glycosyltransferase family 39 protein — protein sequence MPTPTPFRTGSVVVRAVTVFVLTVGLVGAGSWVPTQSRDEAATVSAVTRSWAQLGEMLRTVDVVHALFYSAMKVWLDMEGISTLTLRAPSVLACGLAAGLVVVLGSLLLTPRAGLLAGLLMAVCPRVTLVGTEGRSGAWFTAAAVLLVLLVVLATRRPSALWVLPVALATALVGGLHVYSALLLPVLVVWLWAPPDPQGRPRRVLHLGLPPGRWPPLVGLVLGVVPVALLAWRARDQQAQVDWIDPPTAESLAKIATETVAPLNGLWAVLAWATAAAGLVWLARNRRGRRGTTFLLVGWAVVPGLVLITVSAVWTPLYSQRYLAFCVGALALLGGAGIASVRRGWLAFCLAAALPLASAVTYRDQREVDAWDSWAEIAAIVAYRGNPGDPVVDYPLVSAIAVSYPGALGTGPVLNAGEDRLSRRYLWDDRLPLTAVEPRLRGVQRLWYLSPVGDETRRTLEIRRLRQLGFSGEMLQRSDAEQTWLFTRTAAQAERGDLLIAAG from the coding sequence GTGCCCACGCCCACCCCGTTCCGCACGGGGTCGGTCGTCGTCCGCGCCGTCACGGTCTTCGTCCTGACGGTCGGACTGGTCGGTGCGGGGTCGTGGGTGCCGACGCAGTCGCGCGACGAGGCGGCGACCGTCTCGGCCGTGACCCGCAGCTGGGCCCAGCTGGGGGAGATGCTGCGCACCGTCGACGTGGTGCACGCGCTCTTCTACTCGGCCATGAAGGTCTGGCTCGACATGGAAGGGATCTCGACGCTGACCCTGCGGGCCCCCTCGGTGCTGGCCTGCGGCCTCGCGGCCGGCCTCGTCGTCGTGCTCGGTTCGCTGCTCCTCACCCCCCGCGCCGGGCTCCTGGCCGGGCTCCTCATGGCGGTCTGCCCCCGGGTCACGCTGGTCGGCACCGAGGGGCGGTCCGGGGCGTGGTTCACGGCGGCCGCCGTGCTCCTGGTCCTGCTCGTCGTCCTGGCCACCCGGCGGCCGTCGGCGCTCTGGGTGCTGCCGGTGGCCCTCGCGACCGCGCTCGTCGGCGGCCTGCACGTCTACTCCGCCCTGCTGCTGCCCGTCCTCGTCGTGTGGCTGTGGGCCCCGCCCGACCCCCAGGGGCGGCCGCGCCGGGTGCTGCACCTCGGACTCCCGCCCGGCCGTTGGCCACCGCTGGTCGGTCTCGTCCTGGGCGTCGTGCCGGTCGCGCTGCTCGCGTGGCGCGCTCGCGACCAGCAGGCGCAGGTCGACTGGATCGACCCGCCGACCGCGGAGTCGCTGGCCAAGATCGCCACGGAGACGGTCGCCCCGCTCAACGGGCTCTGGGCGGTCCTGGCGTGGGCGACGGCCGCGGCCGGCCTCGTCTGGCTGGCCCGCAACCGCCGGGGCCGACGCGGCACGACCTTCCTGCTCGTCGGATGGGCCGTCGTGCCCGGGCTGGTGCTGATCACGGTCTCGGCGGTGTGGACGCCGCTCTACTCCCAGCGCTACCTGGCCTTCTGCGTCGGGGCGCTCGCCCTGCTCGGCGGGGCCGGCATCGCCTCCGTACGCCGGGGCTGGCTGGCCTTCTGCCTGGCGGCCGCCCTGCCGCTCGCGTCCGCCGTGACCTACCGCGACCAGCGCGAGGTCGACGCCTGGGACAGCTGGGCCGAGATCGCGGCGATCGTCGCCTACCGCGGCAACCCGGGCGACCCGGTCGTCGACTACCCGCTCGTCTCCGCGATCGCCGTCTCCTACCCGGGCGCGCTCGGCACCGGTCCGGTGCTGAACGCCGGCGAGGACCGGCTCTCCCGACGCTACCTCTGGGACGACCGCCTGCCGCTGACCGCGGTCGAGCCGCGCCTGCGCGGGGTCCAGCGGCTCTGGTACCTCTCGCCCGTGGGCGACGAGACCCGGCGCACCCTCGAGATCCGCCGGCTGCGCCAGCTCGGCTTCAGCGGCGAGATGCTGCAGCGCAGCGACGCCGAGCAGACGTGGCTCTTCACCCGCACGGCCGCTCAGGCCGAGCGCGGCGACCTGCTGATCGCCGCCGGCTGA
- a CDS encoding metallopeptidase TldD-related protein: MSVADLLDEALRVATGPVVAVLTERHEVNLRWAANALTTNGEMHGRSLAVTATAEVEGGTAVATVAADLTDVGEVAALVAAAEAAARAASPADEPVPLVADEAHPEDGDVRAEPAVTTVETLADVAAGLGRAFERAAADGHLLYGFAEHVVSTVYLASSTGLRRRGVEPQGRLELNGKSDDLGPRSASDDDPAGGSGGRPPVGQRSAWVGQATRTFDDVDVDALYAEVSRRLGWARRTIELPPGRYETLLPPGPVADLVIYAAWTASARDAEDGSNVFAAGEGRTRIGERLTPLPVDLLWDPAWPGQETLPFVASTMSPDGTSFAFDQGLAVEPVRWVEGGVLTELVRNRGHAAATRLRATPPADNFVMDAGGTATLEEMIASTQRGLLVTCFWYIREVDPERLLLTGLTRDGVYLVEDGEVVAAVNNFRWNESPVELLGRATEIGASVPVLCREWNDYVTKTVMPPLRIPDFNYSTVSQAS, translated from the coding sequence ATGAGCGTCGCCGACCTGCTGGACGAGGCCCTGCGGGTCGCGACCGGGCCCGTCGTGGCCGTCCTCACCGAGCGCCACGAGGTCAACCTCCGCTGGGCGGCCAACGCGCTCACGACCAACGGCGAGATGCACGGCCGCTCGCTGGCCGTCACCGCGACCGCCGAGGTGGAAGGCGGCACCGCCGTCGCGACGGTCGCCGCCGACCTGACCGACGTCGGCGAGGTGGCGGCGCTGGTCGCCGCGGCCGAGGCCGCCGCGCGCGCCGCGTCCCCGGCCGACGAGCCGGTGCCGCTCGTGGCCGACGAGGCCCACCCCGAGGACGGCGACGTCCGGGCCGAGCCCGCGGTGACGACGGTCGAGACCCTGGCCGACGTCGCGGCCGGGCTCGGGCGCGCCTTCGAGCGGGCCGCCGCCGACGGCCACCTGCTCTACGGCTTCGCCGAGCACGTGGTCTCGACGGTCTACCTGGCGAGCAGCACCGGCCTGCGCCGACGGGGCGTGGAGCCGCAGGGCCGCCTGGAGCTGAACGGCAAGAGCGACGACCTGGGTCCGAGGAGCGCCAGCGACGACGACCCCGCGGGGGGTTCGGGGGGTCGTCCCCCCGTCGGGCAGCGCTCGGCCTGGGTCGGGCAGGCGACGCGGACCTTCGACGACGTGGACGTCGACGCCCTCTACGCCGAGGTCTCGCGCCGGCTCGGCTGGGCGAGGAGGACCATCGAGCTGCCGCCAGGGCGCTACGAGACCCTGCTGCCGCCCGGGCCGGTGGCCGACCTCGTCATCTACGCGGCCTGGACCGCGAGCGCGCGCGACGCCGAGGACGGCAGCAACGTCTTCGCTGCGGGCGAAGGGCGCACGCGGATCGGCGAGCGGCTGACACCGCTGCCCGTCGACCTGCTGTGGGACCCCGCCTGGCCCGGCCAGGAGACGCTGCCGTTCGTGGCCTCCACGATGTCGCCGGACGGAACCTCGTTCGCGTTCGACCAGGGCCTGGCCGTCGAGCCGGTGCGCTGGGTCGAGGGCGGCGTGCTCACCGAGCTGGTGCGCAACCGCGGCCACGCGGCGGCGACCCGGCTGCGCGCGACGCCGCCCGCGGACAACTTCGTCATGGACGCCGGGGGCACGGCGACGCTGGAGGAGATGATCGCGAGCACGCAGCGGGGCCTGCTGGTCACCTGCTTCTGGTACATCCGCGAGGTCGACCCGGAGCGGCTGCTGCTGACCGGCCTGACGCGCGACGGCGTCTACCTGGTCGAGGACGGGGAGGTCGTGGCCGCGGTGAACAACTTCCGCTGGAACGAGTCCCCGGTCGAGCTGCTGGGCCGGGCCACCGAGATCGGCGCGAGCGTGCCGGTGCTCTGCCGCGAGTGGAACGACTACGTGACCAAGACCGTCATGCCGCCGCTGCGGATCCCCGACTTCAACTACTCGACGGTCAGCCAGGCCTCCTGA
- a CDS encoding TldD/PmbA family protein: MPPGPPSAPHGIDPSFTALPLHALADAALSRARALGCTYADLRVEQIREGLRSFRDTALESSTDHATLGLAVRVVHDGVWGFASGIALTADVAARLAERAVATARISKPLTPHRVELADEPVHADRTWVSAYDVDPFDVDEAERQGRMLELSAALLAGEGVSHTSASLHLVREDKFFANLAGTTTTQQRVRVQPALTAVSVGAHGFATMRTLAPPAGRGWEYLTGTGWDFDAEVAEIPSLLAEHAAAPSVEAGRYDLVIEPSNLFLTIHESIGHATELDRALGYEAAYAGTSFATFDQLGSLHYGSPVMHVTGDRVVEHGLASIGYDDEGVAATTFDIVSGGTLVGYQLNRQMAAEKGLGPSNGCAYADSPGHIPMQRMPNVSLAAEPGGPSSEELVGRVERGLYVVGDKSWSIDMQRYNFQFTGQRFYRIEDGRLAGQVKDVAYQATTTDFWRSMEAVGGEQTYLLGGAFNCGKGQPGQSAPVSHGSPSALFRGVNVLNTASEGAA; the protein is encoded by the coding sequence GTGCCTCCAGGTCCGCCGAGCGCGCCCCACGGGATCGACCCATCCTTCACCGCGCTCCCCCTCCACGCCCTCGCCGACGCCGCCCTGTCCCGGGCCCGCGCGCTCGGCTGCACCTACGCCGACCTGCGCGTCGAGCAGATCCGCGAGGGGCTGCGCTCGTTCCGCGACACCGCGCTGGAGTCGAGCACCGACCACGCCACCCTCGGCCTGGCCGTGCGCGTGGTGCACGACGGCGTCTGGGGCTTCGCCTCGGGCATCGCGCTGACCGCCGACGTCGCCGCACGGCTCGCCGAGCGGGCCGTGGCCACGGCCCGCATCTCCAAGCCGCTCACGCCACACCGAGTCGAGCTGGCCGACGAGCCGGTGCACGCCGACCGGACCTGGGTGTCGGCGTACGACGTCGACCCCTTCGACGTCGACGAGGCCGAGCGCCAGGGCCGCATGCTCGAGCTGTCGGCCGCCCTCCTCGCCGGTGAGGGCGTCAGCCACACCTCGGCGAGCCTGCACCTCGTGCGGGAGGACAAGTTCTTCGCCAACCTGGCCGGCACCACCACCACGCAGCAGCGCGTCCGCGTGCAGCCGGCGCTGACCGCGGTGAGCGTCGGCGCCCACGGCTTCGCGACCATGCGCACCCTCGCACCGCCAGCGGGCCGTGGGTGGGAGTACCTGACGGGCACGGGCTGGGACTTCGACGCCGAGGTCGCCGAGATCCCGTCGCTGCTCGCCGAGCACGCGGCCGCGCCCAGCGTCGAGGCCGGGCGCTACGACCTCGTCATCGAGCCCAGCAACCTCTTCCTCACCATCCACGAGTCGATCGGTCACGCCACCGAGCTCGACCGGGCGCTCGGCTACGAGGCCGCGTACGCCGGCACCTCGTTCGCGACCTTCGACCAGCTGGGCTCGCTGCACTACGGCAGCCCCGTCATGCACGTCACCGGCGACCGCGTCGTCGAGCACGGCCTGGCCAGCATCGGCTACGACGACGAGGGCGTCGCCGCGACGACCTTCGACATCGTCTCCGGCGGCACGCTCGTCGGCTACCAGCTCAACCGCCAGATGGCCGCCGAGAAGGGTCTCGGCCCCTCCAACGGCTGCGCGTACGCCGACTCCCCCGGCCACATCCCCATGCAGCGGATGCCGAACGTCTCCCTCGCCGCCGAGCCCGGCGGCCCGAGCAGCGAGGAGCTGGTCGGCCGCGTGGAGCGCGGCCTCTACGTCGTCGGCGACAAGTCGTGGTCGATCGACATGCAGCGCTACAACTTCCAGTTCACCGGGCAGCGCTTCTACCGTATCGAGGACGGCCGGCTCGCCGGGCAGGTCAAGGACGTGGCCTACCAGGCGACGACGACCGACTTCTGGCGCTCGATGGAGGCGGTCGGCGGCGAGCAGACCTACCTGCTCGGCGGCGCCTTCAACTGCGGCAAGGGCCAGCCCGGCCAGTCCGCCCCCGTCTCGCACGGGTCGCCGTCGGCGCTGTTCCGCGGCGTCAACGTGCTCAACACCGCGTCCGAGGGAGCAGCATGA